In one window of Legionella fallonii LLAP-10 DNA:
- the lapB gene encoding lipopolysaccharide assembly protein LapB, giving the protein MIDLWPLLLPAAAWSGWWIANRNNSDKDSHIRNRLSREYVVGLNYLLNEQSDKAVDIFIKLLEVDSDTVETHLALGSLFRRRGEVDRAIRIHQNLIARPQLSLLQRKEALMALGQDYMGAGVFDRAERIFLEVVELGGSKETSSLQGLLAIYQQEKAWEKALDIIKKLEISTNTSLHHQAAHYYCEMASQALKINALDRAIYCIRQAMNVDTQSVRASLMNANIEIREGRYKHAIRSLKRVPEQDAEFLSEIIEPLVFCHKELDSMADCIHYLEHALIEHPRASIIFVIAEYLRQTKDMDVAIDFVADNLSKHPSIKGLNRLIYWHLESAHGKVREKLQMLYDITSKFLENKPIYRCGHCGFGSKHLHWHCPSCKQWGRMKPIHGLEGD; this is encoded by the coding sequence ATGATTGATTTATGGCCATTATTGTTGCCTGCAGCTGCTTGGTCAGGGTGGTGGATAGCAAATCGCAATAATTCAGATAAAGATTCGCATATACGTAATCGTTTATCACGTGAATATGTAGTTGGACTTAATTATTTATTAAACGAACAATCTGATAAAGCAGTAGACATATTTATAAAATTACTAGAAGTAGATAGTGATACGGTAGAAACACATTTAGCGTTAGGTAGTTTGTTTAGACGCCGAGGAGAAGTAGATAGGGCTATTCGTATTCACCAAAACTTAATTGCAAGACCGCAACTTAGCTTATTACAAAGAAAAGAGGCTTTGATGGCTTTAGGCCAAGATTATATGGGAGCCGGAGTATTCGATCGAGCCGAACGCATTTTTTTAGAAGTTGTTGAATTAGGTGGAAGCAAAGAAACAAGCAGCTTACAAGGATTATTAGCAATATATCAACAAGAGAAAGCCTGGGAAAAGGCATTAGATATTATAAAAAAATTAGAAATTTCAACAAATACAAGTCTTCATCATCAGGCAGCCCATTATTATTGTGAAATGGCTAGTCAGGCACTTAAAATAAATGCTTTGGATAGAGCCATTTATTGTATTAGACAAGCAATGAATGTCGATACGCAATCTGTCCGAGCCAGTTTGATGAATGCTAATATAGAAATAAGAGAAGGGCGATATAAACATGCCATTCGCTCGCTAAAACGCGTTCCAGAGCAAGATGCTGAGTTTTTATCAGAAATTATTGAGCCTTTAGTTTTTTGTCACAAAGAATTAGATTCAATGGCTGATTGCATTCATTATCTTGAACATGCCTTGATTGAACATCCAAGGGCTTCAATAATTTTCGTTATTGCTGAGTATTTACGTCAAACTAAAGATATGGATGTTGCTATAGATTTTGTTGCGGATAATTTAAGTAAACATCCTTCAATTAAAGGGTTAAATCGCTTAATTTATTGGCATCTAGAATCCGCTCATGGAAAGGTTCGAGAAAAGCTGCAAATGCTTTATGACATTACTAGTAAGTTTTTAGAAAATAAACCTATATACAGATGTGGTCATTGTGGTTTTGGTAGTAAACATTTACATTGGCATTGTCCAAGTTGTAAACAATGGGGAAGAATGAAACCTATTCATGGTTTGGAAGGGGACTAG
- a CDS encoding lipopolysaccharide assembly protein LapA domain-containing protein, whose product MRLLMLVIYIVLIIIGVSFAALNASSVDVNFYFKTVSMPISVLMTIMLGVGILIGFLLFISRYWRLKIEYRKIKNQLRLTEKEIKNLRSIPLQDQH is encoded by the coding sequence ATGCGCCTATTAATGCTGGTTATATATATAGTGCTTATTATTATTGGCGTTAGTTTTGCAGCTTTAAATGCTTCGTCCGTGGACGTTAACTTTTATTTTAAAACAGTATCCATGCCTATATCGGTTCTTATGACCATTATGCTGGGGGTTGGCATTTTAATCGGATTTCTACTTTTTATATCTCGTTATTGGCGTTTAAAAATTGAATACCGTAAAATAAAAAATCAATTAAGATTAACGGAAAAAGAAATCAAAAATTTACGCTCAATTCCTTTGCAGGATCAGCACTAA
- a CDS encoding chorismate--pyruvate lyase family protein, with product MFINNQPIFVAEPQNPHSLLDWRECRHSLTDKLQAARGSTQLTVISQQWTRPTWWDRYLLQIDDELIFEREIMMKHHHTDYWYARTIIPKKCYFSDPEFFKRLEKESIRNLIFDNSKVHRVTMLNYPIDKQCIEFNWVKKHLNNIDGIIWVRLAEYSLNYLESFYLAELLLPELECLSC from the coding sequence ATGTTTATTAATAATCAGCCCATATTTGTAGCTGAACCCCAAAATCCCCATTCTCTCCTCGATTGGCGAGAGTGTCGTCATTCATTAACGGATAAGCTCCAAGCAGCAAGGGGAAGCACTCAATTAACTGTGATTTCACAACAGTGGACACGACCAACGTGGTGGGATAGGTATTTGCTGCAAATTGATGATGAACTCATTTTTGAGCGCGAAATTATGATGAAACATCACCATACCGACTATTGGTATGCTCGAACAATAATTCCGAAAAAATGTTATTTTAGCGACCCCGAATTTTTTAAGCGTCTTGAAAAAGAATCTATAAGAAATTTGATTTTTGATAACTCTAAAGTACATCGGGTGACGATGCTTAATTACCCAATAGATAAGCAATGTATTGAATTTAACTGGGTTAAAAAACATCTAAACAATATTGATGGCATTATCTGGGTAAGATTAGCGGAGTATTCTTTAAATTACTTAGAGTCTTTTTATTTAGCTGAATTGCTGTTACCAGAATTAGAGTGTCTATCATGCTGA
- the cdd gene encoding cytidine deaminase: protein MNNTIAQMIKEAYKALPNAYTPYSQFKVASCICTDKGNLYTGVNVENGSYSLSICAESSAICHMIAAGEQKIKSIVVVAHNNLLCPPCGACRQRIHEFSTADTMVYLCNEKTVFQSLSIDQLLPLAFDFNP from the coding sequence ATGAATAATACAATTGCACAAATGATCAAAGAGGCATATAAGGCATTACCTAATGCTTATACACCCTATTCTCAATTTAAAGTTGCGTCGTGTATCTGTACAGACAAAGGTAACTTATATACTGGAGTTAATGTAGAAAATGGTTCTTATAGCTTAAGTATTTGTGCTGAGTCATCCGCCATCTGTCACATGATTGCTGCGGGAGAGCAGAAAATTAAAAGTATCGTCGTTGTAGCTCATAATAATTTATTATGCCCACCGTGTGGCGCATGCAGACAAAGAATTCATGAGTTCTCAACCGCTGATACGATGGTTTATTTATGCAATGAAAAGACAGTGTTCCAAAGCTTGTCTATTGATCAATTATTGCCTCTAGCTTTTGATTTTAACCCCTAA
- the pyrF gene encoding orotidine-5'-phosphate decarboxylase: MTSKLIVALDFDNQDDALNLIDKLDPTHCALKVGSEMFTLFGTNFVKSLINRQFKVFLDLKFHDIPNTVAKACKACAELGVWMINVHALGGLTMMKAAKEAIKEYGSHKPLLIAVTVLTSFKEEELAGLGINCSIEKQVKHLASLARDAGLDGVVSSAHEVKTIKQICGTEFLTITPGIRLSSNSKDDQSRVMTPRQAVNEGSDYLVVGRPITQALNPAIVVAEILNEIGIA; the protein is encoded by the coding sequence ATGACGTCCAAGCTTATAGTCGCTTTGGATTTTGATAATCAGGATGATGCTTTAAATCTAATTGATAAACTGGATCCTACTCATTGTGCATTAAAAGTGGGTAGTGAAATGTTTACCTTGTTTGGAACAAATTTTGTTAAGTCGCTAATCAATAGGCAGTTCAAAGTGTTCCTCGATTTAAAGTTTCATGACATACCTAATACAGTTGCAAAAGCATGTAAAGCTTGCGCTGAGTTGGGGGTATGGATGATTAATGTTCATGCACTTGGCGGACTTACCATGATGAAGGCCGCAAAAGAAGCAATAAAAGAATATGGCAGTCACAAACCATTGCTTATTGCTGTAACCGTTTTAACAAGTTTTAAAGAAGAGGAATTAGCCGGTTTAGGAATTAATTGTTCTATTGAGAAACAAGTAAAGCATCTTGCGTCTTTAGCTCGAGATGCTGGGTTAGATGGTGTGGTCAGTTCAGCTCACGAAGTAAAAACAATTAAGCAAATATGTGGGACTGAGTTTTTAACTATAACGCCAGGAATAAGATTATCAAGTAATTCAAAGGACGACCAATCACGCGTTATGACTCCGCGACAAGCTGTTAATGAAGGGAGTGATTATCTTGTTGTGGGGCGGCCCATCACTCAGGCTTTAAATCCTGCAATCGTTGTTGCCGAAATTTTAAATGAAATAGGGATAGCATAG
- a CDS encoding purine-nucleoside phosphorylase, whose amino-acid sequence MTNPITKNTYPYLAADHIKKLLPSFKPTVGVVLGSGLGKFAEELEDSVSIDYDQLPGFPKVTVEGHGGKLILGYCNGVGVVCLQGRAHTYEGLENYEVVKTYVRTLKVLGCNYFIATNASGSLREEVGPGELMLITDHINLQPSNPLIGPNDDEFGPRFYPLDNAYDKTMRTELLATAQNNGIRLSEGVYISVLGPHYETAAEIRAFKILGADAVGMSTVPEVLVANHCGMNVAVIAMITNYATGLAQTSHSHDAVVKMASSAAEKLNTLMKQYIIGLA is encoded by the coding sequence ATGACTAATCCTATAACAAAAAACACTTATCCTTATTTAGCAGCAGATCATATTAAGAAGCTGCTCCCATCATTTAAACCAACTGTAGGAGTTGTTTTAGGTTCTGGACTAGGTAAGTTTGCTGAAGAGTTAGAGGACTCTGTCTCTATAGACTATGACCAACTACCAGGATTCCCCAAAGTTACTGTTGAAGGACACGGAGGAAAATTAATTCTTGGTTACTGTAACGGTGTAGGTGTAGTGTGTTTGCAAGGTCGAGCCCATACATACGAGGGCTTAGAAAATTATGAAGTTGTTAAAACCTATGTTAGAACATTGAAAGTTCTAGGTTGTAATTACTTTATCGCAACAAATGCATCAGGGTCTCTTAGAGAGGAAGTTGGTCCTGGCGAGTTAATGCTGATTACTGATCATATTAACTTGCAGCCAAGCAACCCACTGATTGGACCTAATGATGATGAATTTGGACCTAGATTTTATCCTCTAGATAATGCATATGACAAAACAATGCGCACAGAGCTATTAGCAACTGCTCAAAATAACGGAATCAGATTAAGCGAGGGTGTTTATATCTCTGTATTAGGTCCTCATTATGAAACTGCTGCAGAAATTAGAGCATTTAAAATATTAGGAGCAGACGCTGTAGGCATGTCTACTGTTCCAGAAGTATTGGTAGCTAACCACTGTGGAATGAACGTCGCGGTCATTGCCATGATAACTAATTACGCAACAGGCCTTGCTCAAACCAGTCATAGTCATGATGCAGTAGTTAAAATGGCATCCAGTGCAGCTGAAAAGCTTAACACCTTAATGAAACAATATATCATAGGGTTAGCGTGA
- the deoC gene encoding 2-deoxyribose-5-phosphate aldolase, whose protein sequence is MTIETHLNSVLEHFLFTRVSLSEITADQLIRTMDLTLLKENATVNELHHLKNLAQLHPVAAVCIYTYYLNQFKLESTTNLATVINFPTGNASIEDCINEINTARELGFKEIDYVFPYQIYLRENKKEALNHGSIIAEYCKQHGLTLKIILETGAFPEMQSIYQLCIELLNFHCDFLKTSTGKINQGASLPALIAILSAIQDSGKKCGVKVSGGIKTPEQARNFAYLAELIMHKKISKDWFRIGASSLLEDLVDKQSIN, encoded by the coding sequence GTGACTATAGAAACTCATTTAAATAGTGTTTTAGAGCATTTTCTTTTTACGAGAGTCAGCCTCTCGGAAATAACTGCTGATCAGTTGATCCGAACCATGGATTTGACTCTGTTAAAAGAAAATGCCACTGTCAATGAGTTACACCATCTCAAGAACTTAGCGCAGCTCCATCCGGTAGCTGCTGTTTGTATTTATACTTATTATTTAAACCAGTTTAAGCTAGAAAGTACTACAAACCTTGCAACAGTTATCAATTTTCCGACAGGAAATGCTTCTATAGAAGACTGCATTAATGAAATAAATACAGCGCGGGAGTTAGGTTTTAAGGAAATTGACTATGTCTTCCCTTATCAAATATATCTAAGAGAAAATAAAAAAGAAGCATTAAACCACGGCAGTATTATCGCTGAATATTGTAAGCAACATGGCCTTACTTTAAAGATAATTTTAGAAACTGGCGCTTTCCCAGAAATGCAAAGTATCTACCAATTATGTATAGAGCTCTTAAATTTTCACTGTGATTTCCTTAAAACATCAACAGGTAAAATCAATCAAGGTGCTTCACTACCCGCCCTAATTGCCATATTAAGTGCTATACAAGACTCTGGTAAAAAATGCGGCGTGAAGGTTTCTGGAGGAATAAAAACTCCAGAGCAAGCTAGAAACTTTGCTTATCTGGCGGAATTAATAATGCACAAAAAAATAAGTAAGGACTGGTTCCGAATTGGTGCAAGCAGTCTTTTAGAAGATCTAGTAGATAAACAGTCAATCAACTAA
- a CDS encoding GspH/FimT family pseudopilin, translating to MNIKGFTLIETLIALICFAGLSLLGVISASFLKYNHERQVIIDEIRVAIQYAKIQAATRGSPVYLTPFDHQSHNWSSGMKLTQYNSKKNAMELLYQWEWHHPRWSITWNGVHSLNKIILSYNPISTMSNGKFVISNPYTKEHLIIVLNRLGRVKVKSDS from the coding sequence ATGAACATAAAGGGATTTACATTAATTGAGACCTTAATCGCTTTAATTTGTTTTGCAGGCTTATCCTTATTGGGTGTTATTTCTGCTTCCTTTTTAAAATATAATCATGAACGCCAAGTTATAATCGATGAGATTCGAGTTGCGATACAATATGCAAAAATTCAAGCCGCTACTCGAGGCAGCCCAGTGTATCTTACTCCCTTTGATCATCAATCGCACAATTGGTCGAGTGGGATGAAATTAACGCAATATAATAGTAAAAAGAACGCAATGGAGCTTTTGTATCAGTGGGAGTGGCATCATCCTCGCTGGAGTATTACCTGGAATGGCGTGCACTCACTTAATAAAATTATTTTATCGTATAATCCCATAAGTACCATGAGTAATGGCAAATTTGTGATATCTAATCCTTATACCAAGGAGCACTTGATCATTGTGTTAAATAGACTTGGAAGAGTAAAAGTTAAATCGGATTCGTGA
- a CDS encoding DegT/DnrJ/EryC1/StrS family aminotransferase: MHFIDLKKQYSLIENNILNSIKKVLDHGQYIMGPEIAALEQQLASFVGVKHAIVNASGTDALLMALMALDIQPGDEVITSPFSFFATAEVISLCHAVPVFVDIDPLTYNLDPKHLEAAITKKTKAIIPVGLYGQCAEHDAINAIADQYGIPIIEDAAQSFGATYKGKHSCALSTIGCTSFFPSKPLGGYGDSGACFTNDDDIAQKLIEIRIHGQNARYCHSRIGINGRMDTIQAAILIEKMKLFPEEIQLRQQVAKRYDQMLSSVVKTPHVLPHNTSVYAQYTIEVESRDLFQKAMQTEGIPTAIHYPVAMHQQKALSYLNYKAGDFPHAEKASHHVISLPMHPYLDENEQMKVVSAVKNALIVTRNGEVVL, encoded by the coding sequence ATGCATTTTATTGATTTAAAAAAACAATATTCTTTAATAGAAAATAATATCTTAAATAGTATAAAAAAAGTTTTGGATCATGGTCAATATATCATGGGGCCTGAAATTGCAGCGCTTGAGCAGCAATTAGCCTCTTTTGTAGGTGTTAAACACGCGATTGTTAATGCTAGTGGTACGGATGCACTACTAATGGCACTGATGGCATTGGATATTCAACCTGGCGATGAAGTAATTACAAGTCCCTTTAGCTTTTTTGCAACCGCTGAAGTAATTAGTCTTTGTCATGCGGTTCCTGTTTTTGTTGATATCGATCCTTTAACTTATAATTTAGATCCCAAGCACTTGGAAGCTGCAATTACTAAGAAAACAAAGGCAATTATACCCGTTGGATTATATGGTCAATGTGCTGAGCATGATGCAATTAATGCAATTGCTGATCAATACGGTATTCCTATTATTGAAGATGCGGCTCAAAGCTTTGGTGCTACCTATAAAGGTAAACATTCTTGTGCCTTGTCTACTATAGGCTGTACAAGTTTCTTCCCTTCTAAACCCTTAGGGGGATATGGCGATTCAGGTGCCTGCTTTACTAACGATGATGATATTGCACAAAAGTTAATTGAAATAAGAATACATGGACAAAATGCTCGTTACTGCCATAGTCGAATTGGTATCAATGGAAGAATGGATACTATTCAAGCGGCTATATTAATTGAGAAAATGAAACTATTTCCTGAAGAGATCCAATTGCGTCAACAAGTGGCTAAACGTTATGACCAAATGCTTTCTTCTGTAGTAAAAACCCCTCATGTTCTACCACATAACACAAGTGTCTATGCTCAATATACGATTGAGGTAGAGAGCCGAGACTTGTTTCAAAAAGCAATGCAAACGGAGGGGATTCCAACTGCAATACATTATCCTGTTGCCATGCATCAGCAAAAAGCACTAAGTTATTTAAATTACAAAGCCGGTGATTTCCCCCATGCGGAAAAAGCTAGCCACCACGTTATCAGCTTGCCTATGCATCCTTATCTGGATGAAAACGAGCAAATGAAAGTTGTTTCTGCTGTAAAAAATGCTTTAATAGTGACCAGAAATGGTGAGGTTGTGCTATAA
- the vpdC gene encoding Dot/Icm T4SS effector VpdC: MTPQHVISQLLESDTKYPKNLDLLKKIIITAYLGRFRVNGQSPDNKISLANYLFDEERVMFDYTRLSDEKKELFLKWLLEPHQAEKETDYFNGVHVNEYRGFTAEVALSWWGRLLSWFENRFSELWKITDLSLSLNYQLTSIEVCHGNHGSLIGFNQFLAPRSGTKYKAPDDLEKEPLGNAKRVFITDKLVEQLTRVNLKNLNFESVCRSPHPQSIVIADYNARYTEMYNYRQMQKYADYKPWYLSLWQWFVSFFYPEEKVEKRASVDNSLKLLYENETVKIYEREITKEVIVQEKRPDINNAVFCGGGGKIFAHVGVWRALCEANIRLEHFAGSSAGAIMSLFCYLGYSADEITDLFKHFKQEHLVFFDIDRNGLSDPHALKTSLDYAIALKVKQIVAKYNIPFPQGKITFATLDNLKKQCPDCGIGEELIVTATKKKSRQTRYFSLTRSPNFEVSEAVKISASIPPIYRGTFIDGEEHNDGGVLSNFPTEAFGDDHTTLLESEYGNNLKVLAVQFDNGTERFTIDRLEQVYRENFILNWIYSLITGVSDPASGWEQDRMKLRKYAAQSLVVNVDDVSTTSFTIEDDVRNKVIQKGYETTKSYLDVRYKKNENGTYENKEYMYSTFHSLGDLLSYCCYRGDKHWFEIVNNLIVQSSLPNRASLMKQSLELRELYFKPAAGAADSAKPVVAAESNSVTFFGNDIPQEQFEINEENHNVLLSVYPIFLKISSEFVKSSIDKRTLEVARHSLTLQSPFRCLEHLEKIKDESNIVLHIFIKFIRELKENPSAELYRALQDFRHLMYSGANLFKAEYYDKWDLSIPQCLRVLKLFSTNQHALIPKLLASLCEREEPLQTVVNGVYYDDFSEDSVEEERLSFSL; the protein is encoded by the coding sequence ATGACCCCACAGCACGTGATAAGTCAGCTGCTAGAATCTGACACAAAATATCCTAAAAATCTAGATCTTTTAAAAAAAATAATTATTACTGCATATTTAGGGCGTTTTAGAGTCAATGGACAATCTCCTGATAATAAAATTTCTTTAGCTAATTATCTATTTGATGAAGAACGAGTGATGTTTGATTACACTCGTTTAAGTGATGAGAAAAAAGAGCTTTTTCTAAAATGGCTTCTTGAGCCACATCAAGCAGAAAAAGAAACTGATTATTTTAATGGTGTTCATGTTAATGAATATCGAGGGTTTACTGCTGAAGTTGCTTTGAGCTGGTGGGGAAGGTTATTGAGTTGGTTCGAAAATAGGTTTTCAGAACTTTGGAAAATAACCGATTTAAGTTTATCTCTTAATTATCAACTTACTAGTATTGAAGTTTGTCATGGTAATCATGGTAGTTTAATTGGATTTAATCAATTTTTAGCCCCTCGTTCAGGCACTAAATATAAAGCTCCCGATGATTTAGAAAAAGAGCCTCTTGGTAATGCCAAAAGAGTTTTTATAACAGATAAATTAGTTGAGCAATTAACTCGAGTTAACTTAAAAAATCTTAATTTTGAGTCTGTATGCAGAAGTCCCCATCCTCAATCAATCGTAATAGCGGACTACAATGCGCGCTATACAGAAATGTATAATTACAGACAAATGCAAAAATATGCAGACTACAAACCCTGGTATCTTAGTCTTTGGCAGTGGTTTGTTTCATTCTTTTATCCAGAGGAAAAAGTTGAAAAGAGGGCATCTGTAGATAATAGCCTTAAGCTATTGTATGAAAATGAAACTGTTAAAATATACGAACGTGAAATAACCAAGGAAGTTATTGTCCAAGAAAAGCGTCCTGATATCAATAATGCAGTTTTTTGTGGTGGCGGAGGTAAAATATTTGCCCACGTTGGTGTCTGGAGAGCACTCTGCGAAGCCAATATACGGTTAGAACATTTTGCTGGAAGTTCCGCTGGGGCAATTATGTCCTTGTTTTGTTACTTAGGCTATTCTGCGGATGAAATTACTGATTTATTTAAACATTTTAAACAAGAGCATTTAGTTTTTTTTGATATAGATAGAAATGGTTTATCTGATCCTCATGCTTTAAAGACCTCTCTCGATTATGCGATTGCACTCAAGGTAAAACAAATTGTTGCTAAGTATAATATCCCATTTCCTCAGGGTAAGATTACTTTTGCTACGTTGGATAATTTGAAAAAACAGTGTCCGGATTGCGGCATAGGGGAGGAGTTGATAGTAACCGCCACCAAGAAGAAATCAAGGCAGACGCGCTACTTCTCATTAACCAGATCGCCAAACTTTGAGGTCAGTGAAGCCGTTAAAATATCAGCAAGTATACCCCCTATTTACAGAGGCACATTTATTGATGGAGAAGAACATAATGATGGAGGAGTGTTAAGCAACTTCCCTACAGAGGCTTTTGGGGATGATCATACAACGTTATTAGAATCAGAATATGGTAACAACCTAAAAGTCTTAGCAGTTCAGTTTGATAATGGTACAGAACGATTCACTATAGATAGATTAGAACAAGTCTATAGAGAAAATTTCATTCTAAATTGGATATACAGCCTTATAACCGGAGTTAGTGATCCGGCTAGTGGCTGGGAACAAGATAGGATGAAATTACGAAAATATGCGGCACAATCGCTAGTAGTTAACGTTGATGATGTTTCTACCACATCATTTACTATAGAAGATGATGTCAGAAATAAAGTGATTCAAAAGGGATACGAGACTACTAAAAGTTATTTAGATGTGCGCTATAAGAAGAATGAAAATGGAACTTATGAAAATAAGGAATATATGTATTCTACATTTCATTCCCTAGGAGATTTATTGTCTTATTGTTGCTATAGAGGTGATAAACATTGGTTTGAAATTGTTAATAATTTAATTGTTCAATCTTCATTACCCAATAGAGCGTCATTAATGAAACAATCTTTAGAATTAAGAGAGCTTTATTTTAAACCAGCCGCTGGTGCTGCCGACAGTGCAAAACCTGTTGTAGCAGCTGAATCTAATTCAGTAACCTTTTTTGGTAATGATATTCCTCAGGAGCAATTTGAAATCAATGAGGAAAATCATAATGTTTTATTATCTGTATATCCAATTTTTCTTAAGATATCCTCTGAGTTTGTAAAAAGCAGCATCGATAAAAGGACACTGGAAGTAGCGAGACATTCATTAACATTACAATCCCCATTTCGATGTTTAGAACACTTGGAGAAGATAAAGGATGAGTCTAATATTGTTCTTCACATTTTTATTAAATTTATAAGAGAGCTTAAGGAAAATCCGAGTGCGGAACTCTACCGTGCGCTACAAGACTTTCGGCATTTAATGTACAGTGGCGCTAATTTATTTAAAGCCGAATATTATGATAAATGGGATTTATCTATTCCCCAATGTCTGAGGGTATTAAAATTATTTAGTACCAATCAACATGCTTTAATTCCTAAATTATTAGCTAGTTTGTGTGAAAGAGAAGAGCCTCTGCAAACGGTAGTGAACGGAGTTTATTATGATGATTTTAGCGAGGACTCTGTCGAGGAAGAACGTCTAAGTTTTAGTCTATAA
- a CDS encoding 4-hydroxybenzoate octaprenyltransferase, which yields MLKWGAYWRLLRLHKPAGTLLLWYPTAWALWVANNGAPSLKLFLLFALGTILMRAAGCVVNDIADRHIDKHVTRTKLRPITSGEVGLVEAFILLFLLWSGALVIALNLPVNCFYLAVVALLTTLLYPFCKRFLEAPQMILGLSFSMGIPMAYVASETALNGNFIVLFVINFLWILAYDTMYAITDKEDDLKIGVKSTAIYFANYDLLIIGMLLFVLHSLWFCWALINKVQLGFYVFWAAAILILIYQQKLISKRVPEDCFKAFTVSIYYGLLMWFAVGAALM from the coding sequence ATGCTGAAGTGGGGCGCATATTGGAGATTATTACGGTTACATAAACCTGCAGGTACTCTTTTGCTTTGGTATCCGACGGCATGGGCGTTATGGGTTGCCAATAACGGTGCTCCTTCGCTCAAATTATTTTTATTATTTGCACTAGGTACTATCTTAATGCGTGCTGCCGGATGTGTTGTCAATGATATTGCTGACAGACATATTGATAAGCATGTAACGCGCACAAAATTACGTCCTATTACGTCAGGGGAAGTAGGATTAGTAGAGGCATTTATCTTATTATTTCTTTTGTGGAGCGGAGCCTTAGTCATTGCGCTGAATTTGCCAGTGAACTGTTTTTATTTAGCCGTGGTTGCATTATTGACTACCTTGCTTTATCCCTTTTGTAAGCGCTTTTTAGAAGCGCCCCAAATGATTCTGGGGCTTTCTTTTTCAATGGGGATACCTATGGCCTATGTGGCTTCTGAAACAGCATTAAATGGCAATTTTATCGTTTTATTCGTTATTAATTTCTTATGGATTCTCGCTTATGACACGATGTATGCAATAACGGATAAAGAAGATGATTTAAAAATAGGGGTAAAATCTACCGCTATTTATTTTGCTAATTACGATCTATTAATTATTGGGATGCTTTTATTTGTACTTCATAGCTTATGGTTCTGTTGGGCTTTGATCAATAAAGTTCAATTGGGATTTTACGTTTTTTGGGCCGCAGCTATTTTGATATTGATTTATCAACAAAAGTTAATCAGTAAAAGAGTGCCTGAGGATTGTTTTAAAGCCTTTACAGTTAGTATTTATTATGGATTATTGATGTGGTTTGCTGTTGGAGCGGCTTTGATGTAA
- a CDS encoding DNA polymerase III subunit psi yields MYSNLTLYYLNQIGITPWVNKELIPNLIDQPNETSTHPIIVLISTELSDKMRSLFNQMMDYIDITQDEVLVVAVREQELENKLLDKAPQALLSLGPNVNDLNLPYPIFQGLALEYLLDNPLSKREVFQVLTRLRAYLQISS; encoded by the coding sequence ATGTATAGTAATTTAACTCTTTATTACCTTAATCAAATAGGAATTACTCCATGGGTAAATAAAGAGCTCATTCCAAATTTAATAGATCAACCCAATGAGACGAGTACTCACCCAATAATTGTTCTTATTTCTACAGAATTGAGTGATAAGATGCGTTCTCTTTTTAATCAAATGATGGATTATATTGATATAACGCAAGATGAGGTATTAGTTGTTGCGGTTAGAGAACAAGAGTTAGAGAATAAATTGCTAGATAAAGCTCCTCAGGCTTTATTATCATTGGGACCCAATGTTAACGATTTAAATTTGCCTTACCCTATATTTCAAGGGTTAGCTCTTGAGTATTTGTTGGATAACCCTCTATCTAAAAGAGAAGTTTTTCAAGTTCTAACTCGACTTAGAGCCTATTTGCAAATAAGTTCTTAA